In Sporanaerobacter acetigenes DSM 13106, the genomic window GTATATAAAAGATTATACGATTTCTATTCCTATTAAGTATTTTAGAAATTTTGTAGCAGAAAGAGGAATGATTTTTTTGCCTAGAGAGGGAATTGAACAATATTATGACAACGAAACAGGATTTAAGAGAGAGGGAAATGATGAATGTATGATATTCTAGAGGTGATTTGTTGGAAAATTTAGGTGACTTAAATGTAAATGGAACTTTAGTGTGGTATTATTTCGTATGTAAAAGAGAAGTATGGTTAATGGCTCACAGTATAGTTCCAGATCAAGATGATGAAAACATAGATTTAGGTAGGTTTATACATGAAAATTCATATGCTAGGGAAAAGAAGGAAATAAAAATAGGAGATGTAAAGGTTGACGTTTTAAATAAGAAAAACGGTTATTTAATGGTAGGAGAAGTTAAAAAAACATCAAAATATTTAGAGAGTGCAAAGATGCAGCTAGCATATTATTTATTGGAATTGAAAAGGCATGGATTAGAAGGAAGCGGAGTACTTATGTTTCCAAAGGAAAGAAAAAGGATAGAGATAAAACTAGATGAAGAATTGATTGAGGAATTAGAAAATTTAGAAAGAGAAATATTTAAAATATGTTATGGTCCATATCCTGAAACACCTAAAAAGATAGATTTTTGTAAAAAGTGTGGGTATAATGAATTTTGTTGGGCTTAAGGGGTGAGACTGTGAAGAAGAACATTTATATTTTTAATGATGGAGAAATA contains:
- the cas4 gene encoding CRISPR-associated protein Cas4, which encodes MENLGDLNVNGTLVWYYFVCKREVWLMAHSIVPDQDDENIDLGRFIHENSYAREKKEIKIGDVKVDVLNKKNGYLMVGEVKKTSKYLESAKMQLAYYLLELKRHGLEGSGVLMFPKERKRIEIKLDEELIEELENLEREIFKICYGPYPETPKKIDFCKKCGYNEFCWA